The Stigmatella aurantiaca DW4/3-1 genome contains the following window.
GCTGCCCCAGGACGGCTTTCTTCCCTCGGAAAACTCGCTGGCCAAGCACTACGGCCTTTCACGCAGCACCGTCCGTGAAGCACTGAAGGGCCTGGCCGCCAGAGCGTTGATTGAGCAGCACCCGGGCCGTCGCAGTCGAGCCCTCCCCTTGGAGGGGGCGGTGACCCTGGAGAACCTGGGAGTGGTGCTGGAGGGCCCGGGCGCCGCTCAACCGGAGAGGCGGAGGCTGCTGGAAGGTTTTCTGGCCCTCAAGCGAGAGACGGCAGTGGAACTGCTGGCGGCGTGTTGCCAGCAGGCCTCTGCCAGGGACTTGGACACGCTAGGAGGCCTGTGCTTCGAGTTGGCGGAGGAGGCCCGCTGGGGCGACAACCCCGGCAGGTGGGCGGAGTTGGAGTTTGCGTTGCTGAGACAGGCGGCCCGCGCGGTGGAGCGTCCCGGACAGGCGCTGCTGCTGCAGTCGCTGGAGCGCTCGTACCGAGGAATGGCCCGGCGGCTGGTGCCGCACCTGAATGCGCAGGCTACTCGGCAGTGGGCGCTCTGTGCGCTGCACGCCCTGGCAGGCAAGGACGCGCAGCCCCTGCGCCAGGAATTGCCCGCCTTGCTCCAAGCCAGCGATGGGCACCTGCTCGCAGGCCTCCCACCCCTGCAGGAGCCAAGGGGGTCGTCAGTGCCTCCACTCTGCGCAGACACCGCCCCCTCTCACCCCACCCCGGAGCATGGGGAGGCCACGGAGAGGGTGTCGGAGGCGAATGGTCCCATCCTGTCTGCTTGCCCTACAGGTTTGAGCCAACGGCCGCCCACGGGCGGCTCTCCACCCGAGGCTCCCTCCTTTGACTCACGCCCCCCTCTGGGAGACGGGGCTCTCGGCACGGATGTGCCTCAGGACCAGGAAGCGTCGCGAAGGGTCCCGCCTGGC
Protein-coding sequences here:
- a CDS encoding FadR/GntR family transcriptional regulator, with the translated sequence MERLGLVGRVEQDLERVISQGLLPQDGFLPSENSLAKHYGLSRSTVREALKGLAARALIEQHPGRRSRALPLEGAVTLENLGVVLEGPGAAQPERRRLLEGFLALKRETAVELLAACCQQASARDLDTLGGLCFELAEEARWGDNPGRWAELEFALLRQAARAVERPGQALLLQSLERSYRGMARRLVPHLNAQATRQWALCALHALAGKDAQPLRQELPALLQASDGHLLAGLPPLQEPRGSSVPPLCADTAPSHPTPEHGEATERVSEANGPILSACPTGLSQRPPTGGSPPEAPSFDSRPPLGDGALGTDVPQDQEASRRVPPGLQERPSQASVGAGTGVEHPGREGGHLLLSPEGAQHPCPGA